One window from the genome of Pandoraea fibrosis encodes:
- the prpF gene encoding 2-methylaconitate cis-trans isomerase PrpF, translated as MAHQPQIRIPATYMRGGTSKGVFFRLQDLPAAAQVAGPARDALLMRVIGSPDPYGKQIDGMGGATSSTSKTVIVAKSERPGHDVDYLFGQVSIDQKFVDWSGNCGNLSAAVGPFAISGGLVDPARVPRAGVAIVRIWQANIGKTIIAHVPMTDGAVQETGDFELDGVTFPAAEVQLEFLDPAAEEDGEGGAMFPTGHLVDDLEVPGVGTFKATMINAGIPTIFLNAEDIGYRGTELQDAINGDPKALAMFETIRAHGAIRMGLIKEVSEAATRQHTPKVAFVAKPAGYTASSGKAVNPGDIDLLVRALSMGKLHHAMMGTAAVCIGAAAAIPGTLVNLAAGGGERNAVRFGHPSGTLRVGAEAKQQDGEWTVTKAIMSRSARVLMEGWVRIPGDAF; from the coding sequence ATGGCGCATCAGCCACAAATCCGTATTCCCGCCACCTATATGCGTGGCGGTACCAGCAAGGGCGTGTTCTTTCGCTTGCAGGACCTGCCTGCTGCCGCCCAGGTGGCGGGGCCGGCGCGCGACGCACTGCTCATGCGTGTGATCGGCAGTCCGGACCCCTACGGCAAGCAGATCGACGGCATGGGCGGCGCGACGTCGAGCACCAGCAAGACGGTCATCGTCGCGAAGAGCGAGCGGCCCGGGCACGATGTGGATTATTTGTTCGGTCAGGTGTCGATCGACCAGAAGTTTGTCGACTGGAGCGGTAATTGCGGCAATCTGTCGGCGGCCGTTGGCCCGTTCGCGATCAGCGGCGGGCTGGTGGACCCCGCGCGGGTGCCGCGCGCCGGCGTGGCCATCGTGCGTATCTGGCAGGCCAATATCGGCAAGACGATCATTGCGCATGTCCCGATGACAGACGGTGCGGTGCAGGAGACGGGCGACTTCGAACTCGACGGCGTGACGTTCCCGGCCGCCGAAGTTCAGCTCGAATTCCTCGATCCTGCGGCGGAGGAAGACGGCGAGGGCGGGGCCATGTTCCCGACCGGGCATCTCGTCGACGATCTCGAAGTGCCCGGTGTGGGCACTTTCAAGGCGACGATGATCAACGCCGGCATTCCGACCATTTTCCTCAATGCGGAAGATATCGGCTATCGGGGCACGGAATTGCAGGACGCGATCAACGGCGATCCGAAGGCGCTCGCGATGTTCGAGACCATTCGTGCGCATGGCGCGATCCGCATGGGCCTGATCAAGGAGGTGTCGGAGGCCGCGACGCGCCAGCACACGCCGAAAGTCGCCTTCGTGGCGAAGCCGGCCGGCTATACGGCGTCGAGCGGCAAGGCCGTGAATCCCGGCGACATCGATCTGCTGGTGCGTGCCCTGTCGATGGGCAAGCTGCATCATGCCATGATGGGCACCGCGGCAGTCTGCATTGGCGCTGCGGCGGCGATTCCGGGCACGCTGGTCAATCTGGCCGCCGGTGGCGGCGAGCGCAATGCCGTGCGTTTCGGGCATCCGTCGGGCACATTGCGGGTCGGGGCGGAGGCGAAGCAACAAGATGGCGAGTGGACGGTCACGAAAGCCATCATGAGTCGCAGCGCCCGTGTGCTGATGGAAGGTTGGGTGCGAATTCCCGGAGACGCGTTCTGA